In Fervidobacterium nodosum Rt17-B1, one genomic interval encodes:
- a CDS encoding RelA/SpoT family protein yields MSESESEKKELTMVKDNNNDEMTKNFINEIEKLLEKKITNEDEQKIAQAIELAKIAYEGLYRKSGEPFISHPLEVAKIVASLKLDIESIIAAILHDAIEDSNGKVTYEMIEKQFGHDIALIVDGVTKVSRINAPVGNIEQRKKLETIQKMLFAMAEDIRVIFVKLADRLHNMRTIDFVEDVEKKKYKALETLEVYAPIAHKLGINVIKSELEDLSFKVLHYDEYQKIKQMIAQKKVEREERLKIYIQQLETALQEHNIKAKVEGRYKHYYSIWKKMIQKGKDFNELYDLMGLRAIVNDVTSCYTTIGIVHNLWVPLPGRFKDYIAAPKSNGYRSIHTTVITQFGEPLEVQIRDYQMHEEAEYGLIAHWAYKEGEPTVDIKQKWILRLAEWRKELSQGYASLDDLKKELQMSEVFVLTPKGEIIHLPYGATPIDFAYAVHTEIGHHFAGAKVNGKIVPIDYQLNNGDVVEIIVNKSSPGPSLDWLRYAKSPRTKAKIKRFFKEKEKEQLIERGKDVLRRIAKKLNISIEELLEKPEIKKYQTAHQIDEEEFIIRLGDKTLTQDDLLSILGIKEQQKKKTQTKKKKSTGSLVIVDGLEGLEILFAKCCNPIPGDKIVGVASKRGLVIHRSNCANVVNLGNDRKFLAVWRADINAQFNVLVKIELDRKERVPDLLSKAMKKKVEIRNFKFEIISDDYVIISLNVNVQSLEELEEIMKFFKSFPGIRKVVRS; encoded by the coding sequence ATGTCAGAAAGTGAAAGTGAAAAGAAAGAGCTCACTATGGTTAAAGATAATAACAACGATGAAATGACCAAGAATTTCATAAATGAAATCGAAAAGTTACTTGAGAAAAAAATTACAAACGAAGACGAACAAAAAATAGCTCAAGCAATCGAACTTGCTAAGATAGCTTACGAGGGATTGTACAGAAAATCCGGCGAGCCGTTTATTTCGCATCCTTTGGAAGTGGCAAAAATTGTTGCTTCGTTGAAGCTTGATATTGAAAGTATTATAGCCGCCATCTTACACGATGCTATAGAAGATAGTAATGGGAAAGTAACTTATGAGATGATAGAGAAACAATTTGGGCACGATATAGCACTCATCGTTGATGGTGTAACAAAGGTAAGTAGAATAAACGCGCCCGTTGGAAATATAGAACAGAGAAAAAAATTGGAAACGATTCAAAAGATGCTTTTTGCAATGGCAGAAGACATACGTGTCATATTTGTAAAATTAGCCGATAGGTTACACAATATGAGAACTATAGATTTCGTTGAGGATGTTGAAAAGAAAAAGTACAAAGCACTTGAAACTTTGGAAGTATACGCACCTATCGCACATAAGCTTGGAATTAACGTTATAAAATCTGAACTTGAGGACCTTAGTTTTAAAGTTCTTCATTACGATGAGTACCAAAAAATCAAGCAGATGATCGCACAAAAGAAGGTTGAAAGGGAAGAACGCCTAAAAATATACATCCAACAATTGGAAACAGCTCTTCAAGAACATAATATCAAAGCGAAAGTCGAAGGTCGATACAAGCATTACTACAGTATATGGAAAAAGATGATTCAAAAAGGCAAAGATTTTAACGAATTGTACGATTTAATGGGTTTAAGAGCGATAGTAAATGATGTAACAAGCTGTTATACTACGATAGGCATTGTACACAACCTATGGGTACCATTGCCAGGAAGGTTCAAAGATTACATCGCCGCGCCAAAATCAAATGGATACAGGTCCATCCACACAACTGTTATTACGCAATTTGGCGAACCACTTGAAGTGCAAATTAGAGATTATCAAATGCACGAAGAAGCTGAGTATGGTTTGATAGCTCACTGGGCATATAAAGAAGGGGAACCAACTGTAGATATAAAACAAAAGTGGATTTTAAGGTTAGCCGAATGGAGGAAAGAACTTTCGCAAGGCTATGCGAGTCTTGATGATTTGAAAAAAGAACTACAAATGTCTGAAGTTTTTGTTCTGACACCAAAGGGTGAGATAATTCACCTTCCATACGGCGCGACACCAATCGATTTTGCTTACGCGGTACATACAGAAATTGGGCATCACTTTGCTGGTGCAAAGGTCAATGGAAAAATTGTACCAATAGATTATCAATTGAATAACGGTGACGTTGTAGAAATCATAGTAAATAAATCTTCACCTGGACCTAGCCTTGATTGGCTAAGATACGCCAAAAGTCCAAGAACAAAGGCAAAGATAAAGAGATTTTTTAAAGAGAAAGAAAAAGAACAACTGATAGAAAGAGGTAAAGACGTACTTAGGCGAATCGCAAAGAAATTAAATATTTCAATTGAAGAATTATTGGAAAAACCAGAGATAAAAAAGTACCAAACAGCTCACCAAATAGATGAAGAAGAATTTATCATCAGACTCGGTGATAAAACGTTAACACAAGATGATTTGCTTTCAATTCTTGGAATCAAAGAACAACAAAAGAAGAAAACTCAAACTAAGAAAAAGAAATCTACCGGTTCTTTAGTTATCGTCGATGGGCTTGAGGGTCTCGAAATTTTGTTTGCTAAATGCTGCAATCCTATCCCTGGTGACAAAATAGTTGGTGTTGCAAGTAAAAGAGGATTGGTTATACATAGGTCTAATTGTGCTAACGTAGTAAACTTGGGAAATGACAGAAAGTTTTTGGCAGTTTGGAGAGCGGATATCAACGCTCAATTCAATGTTCTTGTTAAAATAGAATTAGATAGAAAAGAACGTGTACCTGATCTTTTGTCCAAAGCCATGAAAAAGAAAGTTGAAATAAGGAACTTTAAATTCGAAATAATTTCCGACGATTACGTTATTATATCTCTAAACGTCAACGTCCAATCCCTTGAAGAGCTCGAAGAAATAATGAAATTTTTCAAGTCATTCCCTGGAATTAGAAAGGTGGTGCGTTCTTAA
- the dtd gene encoding D-aminoacyl-tRNA deacylase has translation MRAVVQRVTKASVSVDGKIVGQIEKGIVVLLGVGKDDNIDDTKYLAEKIVNLRIFDDNDGKMNLSLLDVQGSALIISQFTLYGDCRRGRRPSYSDSANPELAKELYEKFIELVRGYGVHVETGIFAAYMQVEIHNDGPVTLLLDSKKVF, from the coding sequence ATGCGCGCAGTTGTTCAAAGAGTTACAAAAGCAAGTGTCTCAGTCGATGGTAAAATTGTTGGACAAATAGAGAAAGGAATTGTTGTTTTACTTGGAGTTGGTAAAGATGATAACATCGATGATACAAAATACTTAGCTGAGAAAATTGTAAATTTGAGAATATTTGACGATAATGATGGGAAAATGAATCTTTCGCTATTAGATGTTCAAGGTTCGGCTTTGATTATCTCACAATTCACGTTGTACGGCGATTGCAGAAGAGGTAGAAGACCATCATACTCTGATAGCGCAAACCCAGAATTAGCAAAAGAGCTATACGAAAAATTCATAGAACTTGTGAGAGGATATGGTGTGCATGTTGAAACGGGAATATTCGCTGCGTACATGCAAGTTGAGATACACAACGACGGACCTGTAACTTTACTTTTGGATTCAAAGAAGGTGTTTTAA
- a CDS encoding epoxyqueuosine reductase QueH, protein MKCHLLHVCCAPDLVIAYLSGARGDVFFYNPNIHPKAEYEKRYNEVLKLANMWNLNVIDVPYDPENFFKLTKGFENEPEKGKRCEICIRMRLEITAKFAKENGYRSFSTTLTSSPRKSVEMINKIGLEVMKNFGVEFLPNVYRKSPLYNDAQRLIKQLGIYRQNYCGCVYSMSSKQPQLITMR, encoded by the coding sequence TTGAAATGCCATCTTTTACATGTCTGTTGCGCCCCAGATTTGGTTATCGCTTACCTTTCTGGCGCACGTGGTGATGTATTTTTCTACAATCCAAACATACATCCAAAAGCAGAATACGAGAAAAGATACAATGAAGTACTAAAGCTTGCAAATATGTGGAATTTAAATGTGATTGATGTGCCATACGACCCAGAAAATTTCTTTAAATTAACCAAAGGTTTTGAAAATGAACCAGAGAAAGGTAAAAGGTGCGAAATATGCATAAGAATGAGGCTTGAGATAACAGCAAAATTTGCAAAAGAGAACGGCTATCGTTCTTTCTCTACAACACTTACATCTTCACCACGAAAATCTGTTGAAATGATAAATAAGATAGGGCTTGAAGTTATGAAAAATTTTGGGGTAGAATTCCTTCCAAATGTGTACCGTAAAAGCCCACTTTATAACGATGCTCAGAGGCTAATCAAGCAACTTGGAATATACAGACAAAATTACTGCGGTTGCGTTTATTCAATGAGTTCAAAACAACCACAATTAATAACGATGAGGTGA